In Sulfurisphaera javensis, a single genomic region encodes these proteins:
- a CDS encoding PTO1314 family radical SAM protein: MGKVKSMTIGNFLRLVKGRGIKKMPLIAGHKLLYSCNLRCRMCPFWRRKDERLLSLEEEIKMMNALQTAGVLFMGFEGGEPLLRKDLPEILEESSKRFYTSLVTNGWLLKDKVREIRDYVDYLFVSIDGIGETHDKIRGINGAFERAIEGIKESVKQGIQTGISFTLTEENTNEIINVINLAEKLGVRVNVQVAYDYSTAEKLSPSGEKLKKALETLIELKERGKPIIESEDYFKAILSSWFYNIPWICKPWITINIDPQGKIILPCYVIGEYRGDKKVWEVDIVKLWNEYDWDKYSLCNKCALSCYLEPSLFTWRNPRLVKERIVQPMIEVISSNFKKKLTNKKII, encoded by the coding sequence ATGGGAAAAGTAAAATCAATGACTATTGGAAATTTTTTAAGACTTGTTAAAGGAAGAGGCATTAAAAAAATGCCATTAATTGCTGGGCATAAATTACTTTATTCATGCAACTTAAGATGTAGAATGTGTCCTTTTTGGAGAAGAAAAGATGAGAGACTACTTTCTCTAGAAGAAGAAATAAAAATGATGAACGCATTACAAACTGCTGGAGTCCTTTTTATGGGTTTTGAAGGAGGAGAACCATTACTTAGAAAAGATTTGCCAGAAATTTTAGAAGAATCTTCTAAGAGATTTTACACTTCATTAGTCACTAATGGATGGCTTCTGAAAGATAAGGTAAGAGAAATAAGAGATTACGTTGATTACCTTTTCGTTTCTATTGATGGAATTGGAGAAACTCACGATAAAATTAGAGGAATTAACGGAGCATTTGAAAGAGCGATTGAAGGAATAAAAGAAAGTGTAAAACAGGGAATTCAAACTGGAATAAGTTTTACTTTAACTGAGGAAAATACTAATGAGATCATTAACGTTATCAACTTAGCTGAAAAACTTGGTGTAAGAGTAAATGTTCAAGTTGCTTATGATTATTCAACTGCTGAAAAACTTTCTCCGTCAGGGGAAAAACTTAAGAAAGCCTTAGAAACTTTAATAGAATTAAAGGAGAGAGGAAAACCAATAATTGAAAGTGAAGATTATTTTAAAGCAATTCTTAGCAGTTGGTTTTATAATATTCCTTGGATTTGCAAACCATGGATAACTATAAATATCGACCCTCAGGGGAAGATAATCCTACCATGTTATGTAATTGGTGAATATCGTGGAGATAAAAAAGTTTGGGAAGTTGATATTGTGAAATTGTGGAATGAATATGACTGGGATAAATATTCTCTATGCAATAAATGTGCTTTAAGTTGCTATCTTGAACCCTCACTTTTCACTTGGAGAAATCCACGATTAGTTAAGGAAAGAATAGTACAACCAATGATAGAAGTAATTTCTAGTAATTTTAAAAAAAAATTAACCAATAAAAAAATAATATAA
- a CDS encoding ABC transporter permease: protein MRALRKIDFLLAFIRFYGISSIRRGFIYVLTYMAIPLAELFLIYMISHGTFLGFGIVGGLITVIASNGLSSTADFAYLRLEIKLQDLLVASEVSPNDYILGLMLSNLVYSLPGVIVYVILSLLFKVFNPLVLVVMILLLFNTSAIGFFISTLIPHMRYSWGIGGLLSTFLSIIPPIFYPYYLLPKIAFYILYLLPTTLSAIIAQESVGLVSINNDLLVFSWILLILETVAFYYVSLRFSRWRSV, encoded by the coding sequence GTGAGAGCCTTGAGGAAAATTGACTTTTTATTAGCTTTTATACGCTTTTATGGAATTTCATCTATAAGACGAGGGTTCATCTACGTTTTAACTTACATGGCAATCCCATTAGCTGAACTATTCTTAATTTATATGATATCTCACGGAACTTTCTTAGGATTTGGAATAGTCGGAGGATTAATTACCGTAATAGCTAGTAATGGATTATCATCTACAGCAGATTTTGCATATCTAAGATTAGAAATAAAATTACAAGATTTATTAGTGGCTAGTGAGGTTTCTCCTAACGACTATATTTTAGGTTTAATGCTATCAAATCTAGTATATTCTTTGCCCGGTGTAATAGTTTACGTTATACTGTCCTTGTTATTTAAAGTCTTTAACCCCTTAGTGTTAGTAGTTATGATACTATTACTCTTTAATACTTCCGCTATTGGCTTCTTTATTAGTACATTAATTCCTCACATGAGATATAGTTGGGGTATTGGGGGTTTATTATCAACATTCTTAAGTATAATTCCACCAATATTCTATCCTTATTACCTTTTACCTAAAATTGCATTTTATATATTATATTTATTACCAACTACTTTGTCAGCAATAATAGCACAAGAATCAGTCGGTCTAGTTTCAATAAATAATGATTTATTAGTATTTTCATGGATCTTACTCATATTAGAAACGGTAGCATTTTACTACGTCTCATTGAGGTTTAGTAGGTGGAGAAGTGTATGA
- a CDS encoding peroxiredoxin produces MSETGRIPLIGEKFPEMEVITTHGKIKLPDYYQGKWFVLFSHPGDFTPVCTTEFYSFAKKYEEFKKLNTELIGLSVDSNISHIEWVMWIEKNLKVEVPFPIIADPMGNVAKRLGMIHAESNTSTVRAVFIVDDKGVVRLIMYYPMEIGRNIDEILRSIKALQLVDKAGVVTPANWPNNELIGNKVINPPPRTVKDAKMRLNQPFDWWFTYKEIKE; encoded by the coding sequence ATGAGTGAAACTGGAAGAATACCCTTAATAGGAGAGAAATTCCCTGAAATGGAAGTAATAACTACACATGGAAAAATAAAGCTACCAGACTATTACCAAGGAAAATGGTTCGTTTTATTCAGCCATCCAGGAGATTTTACACCAGTATGTACTACTGAGTTTTACTCATTTGCTAAAAAGTATGAGGAATTTAAGAAACTGAACACGGAGTTGATAGGACTTTCTGTTGACAGTAACATTTCACATATAGAATGGGTAATGTGGATAGAGAAGAACCTTAAGGTTGAAGTACCTTTCCCAATCATAGCAGACCCTATGGGAAATGTTGCAAAAAGGTTAGGAATGATTCATGCTGAATCAAACACGTCAACAGTTAGGGCTGTTTTTATAGTAGATGACAAAGGTGTTGTAAGGTTAATAATGTATTATCCTATGGAGATTGGTAGAAACATCGATGAGATATTAAGATCAATAAAGGCTTTACAATTAGTGGACAAGGCTGGGGTAGTTACACCAGCAAATTGGCCTAATAACGAGTTAATAGGGAATAAGGTTATCAACCCACCACCAAGGACAGTGAAAGACGCTAAAATGAGATTAAATCAACCATTTGACTGGTGGTTCACGTATAAGGAGATAAAAGAGTGA
- a CDS encoding V-type ATPase 116kDa subunit family protein, producing MGIIFPDKMKRVFIIANLHIAEKLVLDILNLGVFQPEKPIYSKIFNKIEYVDEYLALVKDYLTITNEIISFYSFPIKRTGELKFDNLSNVIKSLSNDVERIKHVYEKIIKLKQNREQIEDLYTKIEEYKAENLLIELNNLLIEEKELQNYLRKIKSEIETEVISLYNKLLTIQNYLEILFYARKSRFFFFLEGYVKEKAFYNFKAVLMNKYSKNIIIEAENPVKYVSTLEPPPTSFSSSRIIKPFEVITKFYGTPNYWEINPAIVYALAFPLFFSLMFPDAGNGVILFIFSLLLYKYSKNRNNQDLSQISIVLAISSFISIIFGLIDRDFFGPLLVGGVREIINSKNATVGPLYNLWPIPSYVSFNLRYLIPFGIYSIPEISLINGILISISVGIIFMVSTIILGIINLIYKYNFRDIFLDYLPSFIVYFSVFLLFAYGFVSPFQYFYRVISILSEIEKIVVHFPDNFMESSESILSFSIIIGVLIGLIYGSSIRYYIYKSKGRKGVKTSLLQSFIEGFFDPLIVLISNIISFIRLIVLGLAHYYLLYAFSYFAIMIAGSFNTLQVLTNPSSLFILVLGNLIAIALEGTLAFIQSLRLNLYELSGKFCRCDGRPFTPKKAYVSIKE from the coding sequence ATGGGAATAATTTTCCCAGACAAGATGAAGAGAGTATTCATTATTGCTAATCTTCACATAGCTGAGAAACTAGTTCTTGATATATTGAATCTTGGTGTTTTTCAACCAGAAAAACCTATTTATTCGAAAATATTTAACAAAATAGAATATGTTGATGAATATTTGGCCTTAGTTAAAGATTATTTAACTATCACAAATGAAATTATCTCATTTTATTCTTTTCCTATTAAGAGAACTGGTGAATTAAAATTCGATAACCTTTCAAATGTCATAAAAAGTCTTTCTAATGATGTAGAAAGGATTAAACATGTTTATGAGAAGATTATAAAATTAAAGCAAAATAGAGAACAGATAGAGGATTTGTACACTAAAATTGAAGAGTACAAAGCCGAAAATTTGCTCATAGAATTAAATAATCTTTTAATCGAGGAGAAAGAACTTCAGAATTACCTTAGAAAAATTAAGTCAGAAATAGAAACTGAGGTTATTTCATTGTATAACAAATTACTCACCATTCAGAACTATTTGGAAATACTATTTTATGCTAGAAAAAGTAGATTCTTTTTCTTTCTTGAAGGTTATGTAAAAGAAAAGGCATTTTATAACTTCAAGGCAGTATTAATGAATAAATATAGCAAAAATATCATTATTGAGGCAGAAAATCCAGTAAAATATGTCTCTACATTAGAACCTCCTCCTACTTCCTTTTCCTCCTCAAGAATCATAAAACCTTTCGAAGTAATAACTAAATTTTATGGTACTCCAAATTATTGGGAGATAAATCCAGCTATAGTTTATGCATTGGCATTTCCTTTATTTTTCTCTTTAATGTTTCCTGATGCAGGTAATGGAGTTATTTTATTCATTTTTAGTCTTCTATTATATAAATATTCTAAAAATAGAAATAATCAAGATCTTTCACAAATATCTATAGTTTTGGCCATTTCTAGCTTTATATCAATAATTTTTGGACTAATAGATAGAGATTTTTTTGGACCATTATTAGTTGGAGGAGTTAGAGAAATTATTAATAGTAAAAATGCTACTGTGGGTCCTTTGTACAATTTATGGCCTATACCCTCGTATGTTTCTTTTAATTTACGATATCTAATACCTTTCGGAATTTATTCAATTCCAGAAATTAGCTTGATTAACGGAATATTGATCAGTATCTCTGTTGGAATAATTTTTATGGTGAGCACTATAATTTTAGGAATTATTAATCTTATTTATAAATATAATTTCAGGGATATATTTCTTGATTATTTGCCTTCTTTTATTGTTTACTTTTCAGTATTTTTATTATTTGCTTATGGATTCGTGTCTCCTTTTCAGTATTTTTACCGAGTAATATCTATTTTAAGTGAAATAGAAAAAATCGTAGTACACTTCCCAGACAACTTTATGGAGTCATCAGAAAGCATTTTATCATTTAGTATAATAATCGGAGTTCTTATCGGTCTTATTTATGGAAGTTCAATCAGATATTATATCTATAAATCTAAAGGGAGAAAGGGTGTTAAAACGTCACTTTTACAGTCCTTTATAGAAGGATTCTTCGATCCTTTGATTGTTTTGATTTCTAATATTATATCATTTATAAGACTCATTGTTCTTGGATTAGCTCATTATTATCTTTTGTATGCGTTCTCTTATTTTGCTATAATGATTGCTGGTTCATTTAATACACTTCAAGTTCTAACAAATCCTTCTTCGTTATTCATACTTGTTCTAGGAAATTTAATAGCTATAGCACTAGAAGGTACTCTAGCTTTTATTCAGAGTTTAAGGCTAAATCTTTATGAATTAAGTGGAAAATTCTGTAGATGTGATGGAAGGCCTTTTACTCCTAAGAAAGCTTATGTAAGTATCAAGGAATAA
- a CDS encoding HoxN/HupN/NixA family nickel/cobalt transporter: protein MSKNSFTKKTLMGLFFILNIILTIIFFSFLFSLPRENLNIQTDSGVLTGTFITLGILAYTFGLRHAVDADHLAAIDNVTRKMLQEGKNPLFVGTFFSLGHSTVVILLSLMLIVATRYVVSNLANIENLGSIIGTIVSGFFLYIIALLNTLVLLELYKIYKAVKEEKNINEEKLNELLMKRGFMNRFFGRLFKIVTSEWQMYIIGFLFGLGFDTATEVAILAISATVAGAFSSIPVTTILVLPGLFALGMSLIDTLDGLFMRSAYGWAFKNALGKLWYNLTMTFISIFIAYGIGTIELLGLLVSEFNLHGPLWDQINALNNIYWESIGYFVIGTFAVTWVLSAIIYKLRIMRNNKI, encoded by the coding sequence ATGAGCAAAAATTCATTCACGAAAAAAACACTAATGGGATTATTTTTCATTTTAAATATAATTTTAACGATTATTTTTTTCTCTTTTCTCTTCTCCTTACCAAGAGAAAATCTTAATATTCAAACTGACTCCGGTGTACTTACTGGTACCTTTATTACACTAGGTATTTTAGCATATACTTTTGGTCTAAGACATGCAGTTGATGCTGATCATCTTGCAGCTATAGATAACGTCACAAGGAAAATGTTGCAGGAAGGGAAAAATCCACTTTTTGTAGGTACGTTCTTCTCATTAGGACATTCTACTGTAGTAATACTACTTAGCTTAATGTTAATTGTAGCAACTAGATATGTCGTATCAAATCTAGCTAACATAGAGAATTTAGGTAGTATAATAGGAACAATAGTCAGCGGATTTTTCTTGTACATAATCGCTTTGCTTAATACCTTAGTGCTTTTAGAGCTATACAAAATATATAAGGCAGTCAAAGAAGAGAAGAATATCAATGAAGAAAAACTAAACGAACTTCTCATGAAAAGAGGTTTTATGAATAGGTTCTTTGGTAGACTTTTCAAAATAGTAACTTCAGAATGGCAAATGTATATAATTGGATTCCTCTTTGGTTTAGGTTTTGATACTGCTACTGAAGTAGCGATATTAGCGATTTCAGCAACAGTAGCTGGAGCTTTTTCTTCAATTCCAGTTACAACAATATTAGTACTTCCAGGGCTTTTTGCATTAGGTATGAGCTTAATAGATACATTAGATGGACTATTTATGAGATCAGCCTATGGTTGGGCATTTAAGAACGCTTTAGGCAAATTATGGTATAATCTCACTATGACATTTATATCTATCTTTATTGCATATGGAATAGGTACGATAGAGTTGTTAGGTCTTTTAGTTAGCGAGTTCAATCTTCATGGACCATTATGGGATCAAATTAATGCATTAAATAACATCTATTGGGAGTCAATAGGCTATTTTGTTATTGGAACTTTCGCTGTCACATGGGTTCTCTCAGCGATCATTTACAAGTTAAGGATAATGAGAAATAACAAAATATGA
- a CDS encoding 3-hydroxyacyl-CoA dehydrogenase NAD-binding domain-containing protein produces MKIAVIGAGVMGHGIAEVFAIYGNSIYLYDKYPEALKKGLNSILWSLQKLKEKGKIEDVDKIYSRIFPINDLQDIEDSELVIEAVPENFDLKSSIFKEVSGIVSKDTLIATNTSSLPISELAKNVVNPSRFLGLHFFNPPVLMKLVEVIKGNETDTSVFNEGIEIVKRIEKIPIPVRKDVIGFVVNRILFRVFTSACRLLNKYTVEEIDSLAKYVLEFPMGVFELLDYTGIDTNYLISNEVKKRGFDFTCNKLKELYEKGFYGTKVGKGFYDWSKGRPNITKTEKMPSPEQLLKDAINEAIWLVENGVSTEDEVNLATKLGLGWKKGIFDYARELSIK; encoded by the coding sequence ATGAAAATTGCTGTTATAGGAGCTGGAGTTATGGGACATGGAATTGCTGAGGTCTTTGCTATTTATGGAAATAGTATTTATCTGTATGACAAGTATCCGGAAGCGTTAAAGAAAGGGTTAAACAGCATTTTGTGGTCTCTGCAGAAATTAAAAGAAAAAGGGAAAATAGAAGATGTAGACAAGATTTACTCAAGGATATTTCCAATTAATGATTTACAAGACATTGAAGATTCTGAGTTAGTAATAGAAGCTGTACCAGAGAACTTTGACTTAAAATCGTCTATATTTAAAGAAGTAAGTGGAATAGTAAGCAAAGATACTTTAATTGCGACTAATACAAGTAGTTTACCTATTTCAGAACTTGCTAAGAACGTTGTAAACCCTAGTAGATTTCTAGGATTGCATTTCTTTAATCCACCCGTGCTAATGAAATTAGTTGAGGTCATTAAAGGTAATGAAACAGACACATCCGTTTTTAATGAAGGAATAGAAATAGTTAAAAGAATTGAAAAAATTCCTATACCAGTACGAAAGGATGTAATAGGATTTGTTGTGAATAGAATATTATTTAGGGTATTTACATCGGCGTGTAGATTACTTAACAAATATACCGTAGAAGAAATAGATAGTTTAGCTAAGTATGTTTTAGAGTTCCCTATGGGGGTTTTCGAACTCCTAGACTATACTGGAATAGATACAAACTATTTGATTTCTAATGAAGTGAAAAAGAGAGGTTTTGATTTCACGTGTAATAAATTAAAAGAGCTTTACGAAAAAGGGTTTTACGGAACTAAAGTAGGAAAAGGATTTTATGATTGGAGTAAAGGTAGGCCGAATATTACAAAGACCGAAAAAATGCCTTCACCGGAGCAGCTATTAAAAGACGCAATAAATGAAGCTATATGGTTAGTTGAAAATGGGGTATCTACAGAAGATGAAGTAAATTTAGCTACAAAACTTGGTTTAGGTTGGAAAAAGGGTATTTTTGACTACGCTAGAGAATTATCTATTAAATAA